The following are from one region of the Betta splendens chromosome 15, fBetSpl5.4, whole genome shotgun sequence genome:
- the erlec1 gene encoding endoplasmic reticulum lectin 1 isoform X2, translated as MAAGLLVVLVAGLLEVCGGVSANRGGHPSYTDEIPFKITWPGDEVTLPTSGGLYSEDDFVIMTTAEKEKYKCLLPSLTSGEEDDSKVYTGPSPGELLEPLFKRSSCSYRIESYWTYEVCHGKHIRQYHEEKETGQISVQEYYLGDATQRSQSAESGDKAEEETEEKSSSETEVPTKNIEGQLTPYYSLEMGNGTPCVLKQNQARSTAVLYVCHPEAKHEILSVAEVTTCEYEVVVLTPLLCAHPKYRFKSSPVNTIFCQALAGSPLRPQRLAQLDKEREEQLRPPFSSSSETKEEDVSPVREEAFTSTHKPMTVGGQSQITVGTTHISRLTDEQLIKEFLSGSYCLHGGVGWWKYEFCYGKHVHQYHEDKEQGKNIVVVGSWNAEEHSEWAKKNVARSYQLKDDGVQKVKLVSHFYGHGDLCDLTGKPRQVIVKLKCKESESPHAVTVYMLEPQTCQYILGVESPVICRVLDTADEHGLLSISS; from the exons ATGGCGGCGGGGCTGCTCGTGGTGCTCGTCGCGGGGCTGCTGGAGGTCTGCGGCGGCGTGTCGGCGAACCGAGGCGGGCATCCGTCCTACACGGACGAGATCCCGTTCAAGATCACCTGGCCGGGGGACGAGGTCACGCTG CCGACTTCTGGTGGGCTTTACAGCGAAGATGACTTCGTCATCATGACCACGGCGGAGAAGGAGAAGTACAAATGCCTCCTGCCGTCGCTGACGTCTGGAGAGGAG GATGACAGTAAAGTGTACACGGGACCCAGTCCAGGTGAACTGCTGGAACCACTATTCAAACGAAGCAGCTGCTCCTACAGG ATTGAGTCTTACTGGACGTATGAGGTGTGCCACGGAAAGCACATAAGGCAGTATCACGAGGAGAAGGAGACCGGCCAG ATCAGTGTTCAGGAGTACTATCTGGGCGATGCGACACAGAGGAGCCAATCTGCAGAGTCAGGTGACAAAGCTgaagaagagacagaagaaaaatCATCATCTGAAACAGAA GTGCCCACTAAGAACATCGAAGGCCAGCTCACGCCCTACTACTCTCTGGAGATGGGCAATGGGACGCCCTGCGTGctgaagcagaaccaggctcgCTCCACGGCTGTGCTGTACGTCTGTCACCCGGAGGCCAAGCACGAGATCCTGTCGGTTGCAGAGGTCACCACCTGTGAGTACGAGGTGGTGGTGCTGACGCCGTTGCTGTGCGCTCACCCCAAATACAG GTTCAAGTCGTCCCCAGTGAACACCATCTTCTGTCAGGCTCTGGCCGGCTCTCCTCTTCGGCCTCAGCGTCTCGCCCAGTTGGACAAGGAGCgagaggagcagctcaggccccctttcagcagctcctctgagaCGAAAGAG GAGGATGTATCGCCGGTGAGAGAGGAGGCCTTCACTTCCACTCATAAACCCATGACCGTAGGAGGCCAGTCTCAGATCACTGTTGGCACCACTCACATCTCTCGCTTGACGGATGAGCAGCTGATCAAGGAGTTCCTCAGTGGCTCCTACTGTCTGCATGGG ggcgTAGGGTGGTGGAAGTACGAGTTCTGTTACGGGAAGCACGTCCATCAGTACCATGAG GATAAAGAACAAGGGAAGAACATCGTGGTGGTGGGGAGCTGGAATGCCGAGGAGCACAGCGAGTGGGCCAAGAAGAACGTGGCCCGATCCTACCAGCTCAAAGACGACGGAGTGCAGAAAGTCAA GCTGGTTTCCCACTTTTATGGCCACGGGGATCTGTGCGATCTGACGGGAAAGCCCAGACAAGTCATCGTCAAGCTCAA ATGCAAGGAGTCTGAGTCTCCCCATGCCGTCACTGTCTATATGCTGGAGCCTCAGACGTGTCAGTACATCCTTGGG GTTGAGTCTCCGGTCATATGCAGGGTTTTAGACACTGCCGACGAACATGGACTTCTGTCAATCTCCAGCTAA
- the erlec1 gene encoding endoplasmic reticulum lectin 1 isoform X1 — protein sequence MAAGLLVVLVAGLLEVCGGVSANRGGHPSYTDEIPFKITWPGDEVTLPTSGGLYSEDDFVIMTTAEKEKYKCLLPSLTSGEEDDSKVYTGPSPGELLEPLFKRSSCSYRIESYWTYEVCHGKHIRQYHEEKETGQKISVQEYYLGDATQRSQSAESGDKAEEETEEKSSSETEVPTKNIEGQLTPYYSLEMGNGTPCVLKQNQARSTAVLYVCHPEAKHEILSVAEVTTCEYEVVVLTPLLCAHPKYRFKSSPVNTIFCQALAGSPLRPQRLAQLDKEREEQLRPPFSSSSETKEEDVSPVREEAFTSTHKPMTVGGQSQITVGTTHISRLTDEQLIKEFLSGSYCLHGGVGWWKYEFCYGKHVHQYHEDKEQGKNIVVVGSWNAEEHSEWAKKNVARSYQLKDDGVQKVKLVSHFYGHGDLCDLTGKPRQVIVKLKCKESESPHAVTVYMLEPQTCQYILGVESPVICRVLDTADEHGLLSISS from the exons ATGGCGGCGGGGCTGCTCGTGGTGCTCGTCGCGGGGCTGCTGGAGGTCTGCGGCGGCGTGTCGGCGAACCGAGGCGGGCATCCGTCCTACACGGACGAGATCCCGTTCAAGATCACCTGGCCGGGGGACGAGGTCACGCTG CCGACTTCTGGTGGGCTTTACAGCGAAGATGACTTCGTCATCATGACCACGGCGGAGAAGGAGAAGTACAAATGCCTCCTGCCGTCGCTGACGTCTGGAGAGGAG GATGACAGTAAAGTGTACACGGGACCCAGTCCAGGTGAACTGCTGGAACCACTATTCAAACGAAGCAGCTGCTCCTACAGG ATTGAGTCTTACTGGACGTATGAGGTGTGCCACGGAAAGCACATAAGGCAGTATCACGAGGAGAAGGAGACCGGCCAG AAGATCAGTGTTCAGGAGTACTATCTGGGCGATGCGACACAGAGGAGCCAATCTGCAGAGTCAGGTGACAAAGCTgaagaagagacagaagaaaaatCATCATCTGAAACAGAA GTGCCCACTAAGAACATCGAAGGCCAGCTCACGCCCTACTACTCTCTGGAGATGGGCAATGGGACGCCCTGCGTGctgaagcagaaccaggctcgCTCCACGGCTGTGCTGTACGTCTGTCACCCGGAGGCCAAGCACGAGATCCTGTCGGTTGCAGAGGTCACCACCTGTGAGTACGAGGTGGTGGTGCTGACGCCGTTGCTGTGCGCTCACCCCAAATACAG GTTCAAGTCGTCCCCAGTGAACACCATCTTCTGTCAGGCTCTGGCCGGCTCTCCTCTTCGGCCTCAGCGTCTCGCCCAGTTGGACAAGGAGCgagaggagcagctcaggccccctttcagcagctcctctgagaCGAAAGAG GAGGATGTATCGCCGGTGAGAGAGGAGGCCTTCACTTCCACTCATAAACCCATGACCGTAGGAGGCCAGTCTCAGATCACTGTTGGCACCACTCACATCTCTCGCTTGACGGATGAGCAGCTGATCAAGGAGTTCCTCAGTGGCTCCTACTGTCTGCATGGG ggcgTAGGGTGGTGGAAGTACGAGTTCTGTTACGGGAAGCACGTCCATCAGTACCATGAG GATAAAGAACAAGGGAAGAACATCGTGGTGGTGGGGAGCTGGAATGCCGAGGAGCACAGCGAGTGGGCCAAGAAGAACGTGGCCCGATCCTACCAGCTCAAAGACGACGGAGTGCAGAAAGTCAA GCTGGTTTCCCACTTTTATGGCCACGGGGATCTGTGCGATCTGACGGGAAAGCCCAGACAAGTCATCGTCAAGCTCAA ATGCAAGGAGTCTGAGTCTCCCCATGCCGTCACTGTCTATATGCTGGAGCCTCAGACGTGTCAGTACATCCTTGGG GTTGAGTCTCCGGTCATATGCAGGGTTTTAGACACTGCCGACGAACATGGACTTCTGTCAATCTCCAGCTAA
- the gpr75 gene encoding probable G-protein coupled receptor 75: MNATAAPSDLADAPRHHTLNGSLAAQTPASWAVIHTATLTFCSLLLVFIFCLGSYGNLVVFLSFFDPAFRKFRTNFDFMILNLSFCDLFICCVTAPMFALVLFLDAGGADGVSKSFCFAFHLTSSGFIIMSLETVAVIALHRLRMVLGQQPNRTASFPCTLALTALLWTSSFTMAALLTMRAYPRRDGPCLPHFGLGGGDARVVLYVYLADFAFCVAVVSVSYLTIAQTLRKNAQVRKCPVISVDATCPPPPPLVAAGFESVQCTAQGPSLYRNQTYNKLQNVQTHTYANRSGQCVVPGAAPGATCCQVVSTVNLATAKDSKAVVTCVVIVISVLLCCLPMGVSLAQDVLSPESTFAHYQFELCGFVLIFLKSGVNPFVYSRNSAGLRRRVLCCVQWAALGCWCCKQKTRLHAMGKGSLEVNRNKSSHHETNSAYVLSPKPQRRLVDQACGPSHSRDCGGSPRAAGARKPRPPSTSTPINTRIEPYYSIYNSSPSAGPSSPTSLQPASSQAFAFAKSYVAMHYHTHQDALQDFESTSVHQIPIPSV, translated from the coding sequence ATGAACGCCACCGCGGCACCGTCGGACCTGGCGGACGCGCCGCGGCACCACACGCTCAACGGCAGCCTGGCCGCGCAGACGCCGGCGAGCTGGGCCGTCATCCACACCGCCACCTTGACcttctgctccctcctcctcgtcttcatcttctGCCTGGGCTCCTACGGCAACCTGGTGGTGTTCCTGTCCTTCTTCGACCCGGCGTTCCGCAAGTTCCGCACCAACTTCGACTTCATGATCCTCAACCTGTCCTTCTGCGACCTGTTCATCTGCTGCGTGACCGCCCCCATGTTCGCGCTGGTGCTCTTCCTGGACGCGGGCGGCGCCGACGGCGTGTCCAAGAGCTTCTGCTTCGCCTTCCACCTGACCAGCTCGGGCTTCATCATCATGTCCCTGGAGACGGTGGCGGTCATCGCCCTGCACCGGCTGCGCATGGTTCTGGGGCAGCAGCCCAACCGCACCGCCTCCTTCCCCTGCACGCTGGCGCTGACGGCGCTGCTGTGGACGTCCAGCTTCACCATGGCGGCGCTGCTCACCATGCGGGCGTACCCGCGCCGCGACGGGCCCTGCCTGCCCCACTTCGGCCTGGGGGGCGGCGACGCCAGGGTGGTGCTGTACGTCTACCTGGCCGACTTCGCCTTCTGCGTGGCCGTGGTGTCCGTGTCCTACCTGACCATCGCGCAGACGCTGAGGAAGAACGCGCAGGTGAGGAAGTGCCCCGTCATCAGCGTGGACGCCACgtgcccgccgccgccgccgctcgtcgCCGCGGGCTTCGAGAGCGTGCAGTGCACGGCTCAAGGCCCGTCCCTGTACCGGAACCAGACCTACAACAAGCTGCAGAACGTGCAGACGCACACTTACGCCAACAGGAGCGGCCAGTGCGTGGTCCCCGGCGCCGCCCCAGGAGCCACGTGCTGCCAGGTGGTGTCCACCGTCAACCTGGCCACGGCCAAAGACTCCAAGGCGGTGGTCACCTGCGTGGTCATCGTGATCTccgtgctgctgtgctgcctgcCCATGGGCGTCTCGCTGGCGCAGGACGTGCTGTCGCCGGAGAGCACCTTCGCGCACTACCAGTTCGAGCTGTGCGGCTTCGTGCTCATCTTCCTCAAGTCGGGCGTCAACCCCTTCGTGTACTCGCGCAACAGCGCCGGCCTGCGGCGCCGCGTGCTCTGCTGCGTGCAGTGGGCGGCGCtgggctgctggtgctgcaagCAGAAGACCCGCCTGCACGCCATGGGCAAGGGCAGCCTGGAGGTCAACCGCAACAAGTCCTCCCACCACGAGACCAACTCGGCCTACGTGCTGTCGCCCAAGCCCCAGCGGCGGCTGGTGGACCAGGCCTGCGGGCCCAGCCACTCCAGGGACTGCGGCGGCAGCCCGAGGGCCGCGGGCGCCCGCAAGCCCCGCCCCCCGAGCACCTCCACGCCCATCAACACCCGCATCGAGCCCTACTACAGCATCTACAACAGCAGCCCGTCCGCCGGGCCCAGCTCGCCGACCAGCCTGCAGCCCGCCAGCTCCCAGGCGTTCGCCTTCGCCAAGTCGTACGTAGCCATGCATTACCACACCCACCAAGACGCGCTGCAGGACTTTGAAAGCACCTCCGTGCACCAGATTCCCATTCCCTCGGTGTAG